The genomic DNA GGGACCTGGGTGAGGAAGCAGGTGGAAGCCTATTTGTCGAGATCCAAGGTATGACCCCTTTTTGTGAGCTCCAAGGTATGACCCCTTTTTGTGAGCTCCCTTTTTGTGAGCTCTGGTTGTAGATATACTGCAAGGCTTGGTGCGGTGATTTTCCGGGGCGGAATCCGAAGGAAAAGTCGTGAAACTCTTCTTCGTAGATAGGCTCCAACAGCATCACCACGGCCCGCTGTAGTATCTTGTCCTCCAGCGTCGGAATGCCGATGCCGCGTTTCTCTCCTCCGTCCTTCGGGATGTATCTCCGTTTTACCGGGGGAGCGCGGTAGCTGCCGTCTTCGTACTCGGCATAGGTCTGGCCGTCCACCCCGCTGGCGCTGTTTTTGCGCACGCGCAGGCTGGCTTCCCAGAGCCAATGCAGATCAAGATTCGGGTGCAATACGGTT from Verrucomicrobiota bacterium includes the following:
- a CDS encoding reverse transcriptase domain-containing protein, whose amino-acid sequence is MDDRDMKSVSTKQLSIANTAKKYRHEPITVLHPNLDLHWLWEASLRVRKNSASGVDGQTYAEYEDGSYRAPPVKRRYIPKDGGEKRGIGIPTLEDKILQRAVVMLLEPIYEEEFHDFSFGFRPGKSPHQALQYIYNQSSQKGSSQKGVIPWSSQKGVIPWISTNRLPPASSPRS